From the genome of Polyangiaceae bacterium, one region includes:
- a CDS encoding VWA domain-containing protein gives MKIYSFRGPSGPAFLAFVLFALFMCGCRPAESPESRDPHAVTAEGLLGTPVLLANGESTVYAVVRLGTVPRPAQQRGPVNVALAIDTSGSMEGEGIEAARKSGMSVVDSLADGDRLAIVVFHSKAEILLESEELSPDVRAEAKQKIEAIEARGTTAMGEGLDLALNQVNAHFDAKGINRIVLLGDGIPNVSSRLDYTAQRAAQRGIVITTIGLGLDYDEVLMANIATTSGGRYRYVEAPDKLAAFFKEELGRFDSVYGRHASATLTPGPGVRIDGVVGGQSGSESAYVPLGDITHGDTRDIVVRLIVKPRKPGVPIELLDATIQFDDALEDAGRLERRVYFGAHTTLDEAEVAKAKRPDVELAAALAEASATTIQAMAMGKKGRYLSARDMLTKGAEAAIAQSKRTPSRELEKFAENMRTVAKDMPEVDAPQLKQSTESHGYDFSDDAVNAAPAEAPSPSVTKMRKEVHQQAVDQLY, from the coding sequence ATGAAAATCTACTCGTTTCGCGGGCCGAGTGGTCCGGCTTTCCTCGCGTTCGTCCTGTTCGCGCTGTTCATGTGCGGTTGTCGGCCTGCGGAGAGCCCCGAATCACGCGATCCGCACGCCGTGACAGCCGAAGGCCTGCTTGGTACGCCCGTTTTGCTCGCCAATGGCGAAAGCACCGTGTACGCAGTGGTTCGCCTCGGAACGGTCCCTCGACCTGCTCAACAACGTGGTCCGGTCAATGTTGCGCTTGCCATCGATACGTCCGGATCGATGGAGGGCGAGGGCATCGAGGCGGCGCGCAAAAGTGGCATGAGCGTCGTCGATTCGCTCGCGGACGGCGATCGATTGGCCATCGTCGTGTTTCACTCGAAAGCGGAAATCCTTTTGGAATCCGAGGAGTTATCGCCAGACGTTCGCGCCGAGGCGAAACAGAAAATCGAAGCGATCGAAGCGCGCGGAACGACCGCGATGGGTGAAGGGCTCGATTTGGCGCTGAACCAAGTCAATGCGCATTTCGATGCCAAAGGAATCAACCGAATCGTCTTGCTCGGGGACGGCATTCCGAATGTTTCTTCGCGGCTCGATTATACGGCGCAGAGGGCAGCTCAACGAGGAATCGTCATTACGACGATTGGCCTGGGCCTCGATTACGACGAAGTGCTGATGGCGAACATCGCCACGACATCCGGCGGTCGATACCGCTATGTGGAAGCTCCGGACAAACTGGCCGCGTTTTTCAAGGAAGAGTTGGGCCGGTTCGATAGCGTTTACGGACGTCACGCATCGGCGACGCTGACGCCAGGACCCGGCGTGCGCATCGATGGGGTCGTTGGGGGACAATCGGGAAGCGAATCAGCGTACGTTCCGCTTGGGGACATCACGCACGGAGATACGCGCGACATCGTCGTTCGATTGATTGTGAAGCCGCGTAAACCTGGCGTGCCGATCGAATTGCTCGATGCGACGATTCAATTCGACGATGCGCTCGAAGACGCCGGACGGCTCGAGCGGCGCGTGTACTTCGGCGCACACACGACGCTCGACGAAGCGGAAGTCGCAAAGGCAAAAAGGCCGGACGTGGAGCTGGCAGCGGCGCTGGCCGAAGCTTCGGCAACGACGATCCAAGCGATGGCCATGGGGAAAAAGGGCCGCTACCTGAGCGCGCGCGACATGCTCACCAAAGGTGCGGAGGCGGCGATTGCGCAGTCGAAGCGGACCCCGAGCCGTGAATTGGAAAAATTCGCAGAAAACATGCGAACCGTGGCCAAGGACATGCCCGAAGTGGATGCGCCGCAGCTCAAGCAGAGCACAGAAAGCCACGGCTACGATTTTTCGGACGATGCGGTCAACGCAGCACCCGCCGAAGCACCCTCGCCCTCCGTGACCAAGATGCGCAAAGAAGTGCATCAACAAGCGGTCGATCAGCTTTATTGA
- a CDS encoding ribonuclease H-like domain-containing protein has product MASFASKLSRLPKMSGEAPAGLATSAPAPALEPDNAAAALKSKPTLDELRNRISRIVAKVSAPAPRPDPTAAELPFYLERTDLGPLHVRRERAVPAARVGRVPLVAARDAEPAMLSLLALDPNLASCDVRGALFLDTETTGLQGGTGTVPFLLGLAYYDDAHGGFVLEQALLRRLGEEAPILELVARRLEAASMIVTYNGKSFDMPLLRTRFVMNRMPVPPDKPHLDLVHVARRIHGQRLKSRTLVAIENEVLGRERVGDVAGADVVACYMHYLRTGDESALLGVIEHNAADVLSMVALVGLYGEPFGSLGGEDLAGVARTLRRAGQLERAAEAAEAAVDKGGGTLARRARGDIAKARGDKARALLDYEMLATEVDDPSVRLELAKLYEHHVKAFAAALALVEHGTGEADPELEKRRARLNRKIERQA; this is encoded by the coding sequence ATGGCGTCGTTTGCCAGCAAGCTGTCTCGGTTGCCCAAAATGTCCGGGGAAGCACCGGCAGGCCTCGCTACGTCAGCGCCGGCACCCGCGCTCGAGCCCGACAACGCAGCCGCGGCCCTGAAGTCCAAACCAACGCTCGACGAGCTGCGCAATCGCATTTCGCGCATCGTTGCGAAGGTATCCGCGCCAGCCCCCCGGCCCGACCCGACCGCCGCCGAGCTCCCGTTTTACCTGGAACGCACCGACCTCGGCCCTTTGCACGTGCGCCGCGAGCGCGCCGTTCCCGCAGCTCGCGTCGGCCGCGTGCCGCTCGTCGCCGCGCGCGATGCGGAACCCGCCATGCTCTCGCTGCTCGCGCTCGATCCGAACCTTGCATCGTGCGACGTCCGTGGCGCCCTGTTCCTCGATACGGAAACCACGGGCCTTCAAGGTGGCACGGGCACCGTGCCGTTCTTGCTCGGGCTGGCCTACTACGACGACGCGCACGGAGGGTTTGTCCTAGAACAAGCGCTGCTGAGGCGTCTCGGGGAAGAAGCGCCCATCCTGGAGCTCGTCGCGCGGCGCCTCGAAGCGGCGTCCATGATCGTCACGTACAACGGCAAATCCTTCGACATGCCGCTCTTGCGCACGCGCTTCGTCATGAACCGCATGCCCGTTCCTCCGGACAAACCTCACCTCGATTTGGTGCACGTCGCTCGGCGCATTCACGGCCAGCGCCTGAAGAGCCGCACGCTCGTGGCCATCGAGAACGAAGTGCTCGGTCGCGAACGCGTGGGTGACGTCGCGGGAGCCGACGTCGTCGCTTGCTACATGCACTACCTGCGCACGGGCGATGAAAGCGCGCTGCTCGGCGTCATCGAGCACAATGCGGCCGACGTGCTTTCGATGGTCGCGCTCGTGGGTCTCTACGGCGAGCCGTTCGGGAGCCTTGGTGGCGAAGACTTGGCCGGCGTCGCACGCACGCTTCGTCGTGCGGGGCAGCTCGAACGAGCCGCCGAAGCGGCGGAAGCAGCCGTCGACAAGGGAGGTGGCACGTTGGCACGCAGGGCGCGAGGCGACATCGCGAAGGCTCGCGGAGACAAGGCGCGCGCGCTGCTCGATTACGAAATGCTGGCCACCGAAGTCGACGATCCATCGGTACGATTGGAGCTGGCAAAGCTGTACGAGCATCACGTGAAGGCGTTTGCCGCAGCGCTGGCTTTGGTCGAACACGGCACGGGCGAGGCGGATCCCGAGCTGGAAAAGCGACGGGCGCGCCTCAACCGCAAGATCGAGCGACAAGCGTGA
- a CDS encoding NTP transferase domain-containing protein, producing MTNAMILCAGLGTRLRPLTNELPKPLVWLGDRPALAHIIDRLARGGVDGVVINTHHLANKFDRATLASMPLAVRVVHEPHIRGTAGGVAGAAEALGPGDVIVWNGDIVADVDITALRNSYERETTSGAIAVLAVVPRHAKGEGTVGLGADGRVVRLRGEVFGEEAGSADYVGVQMIGASLRSRLPEEGCFMADVYLPALRRGERIATTAVATRFTDLGTVDTYLEENLRWLRGSGANAYVGPGAAVDTSVTVVGSIVGASATVRGQGELRDVVVWPGATVTAPLARAVVMTNGDVVPTGSTSPR from the coding sequence ATGACGAACGCGATGATTCTTTGTGCCGGGCTTGGAACTCGCCTGCGCCCCCTGACCAACGAACTGCCCAAACCACTGGTCTGGTTGGGAGATCGCCCAGCGCTCGCACACATCATCGATCGTCTTGCACGTGGCGGCGTCGATGGAGTCGTGATCAACACGCATCACCTCGCAAACAAGTTCGATCGCGCGACGCTCGCTTCGATGCCGCTCGCCGTTCGTGTCGTTCACGAACCGCACATTCGCGGCACTGCAGGCGGCGTCGCGGGCGCCGCCGAAGCACTCGGCCCCGGCGACGTCATCGTCTGGAACGGAGACATCGTCGCGGATGTGGACATCACAGCGCTGCGAAATTCGTACGAACGTGAAACAACGTCGGGGGCGATCGCCGTGCTCGCCGTGGTCCCGCGACATGCGAAAGGGGAGGGGACCGTGGGGCTTGGAGCGGACGGACGCGTCGTGCGGCTTCGAGGTGAAGTGTTCGGGGAGGAAGCAGGCAGCGCGGATTATGTTGGTGTACAAATGATTGGTGCGTCGTTACGATCTCGCCTTCCGGAGGAAGGATGCTTCATGGCCGATGTCTACTTGCCCGCCCTCCGGCGCGGCGAGCGCATCGCGACGACGGCCGTCGCCACGCGATTCACGGACCTCGGCACGGTGGACACGTACCTCGAGGAAAACCTGCGCTGGCTCCGAGGTTCGGGGGCGAATGCGTACGTGGGTCCCGGTGCAGCAGTGGACACGAGCGTGACGGTCGTGGGCTCGATCGTCGGTGCGAGCGCGACCGTGCGTGGTCAGGGCGAGCTTCGTGATGTCGTGGTTTGGCCGGGCGCAACCGTCACAGCGCCGCTCGCGCGTGCCGTCGTGATGACGAATGGAGACGTCGTGCCTACGGGAAGTACATCTCCACGTTGA
- a CDS encoding DUF72 domain-containing protein — protein MLTVGCAGFPVPATRYFKEFLFVEVQETHVSIPGSGTIRRWKREAPEGFRFALLGPRDVGQEGFREGKVVETALKSLDAVAEELEATTAVFTAPPEFAANRVNKGMVRDFLQSIRSRYGRVIFEPAAGWDPDECDELAQEVGAIAARDPLVAGLSKRQTAYYRLHGPAGHKSRYEDPAIEKLADIAKGAKHHKDATYVFTNVDMFADAKRFKKAMKL, from the coding sequence ATGTTGACCGTCGGCTGCGCCGGCTTTCCTGTGCCCGCGACTCGCTACTTCAAAGAGTTTCTGTTCGTGGAGGTGCAGGAGACCCACGTGTCGATCCCTGGATCGGGCACCATTCGCCGATGGAAACGCGAAGCGCCGGAGGGGTTCCGCTTCGCGCTCCTGGGTCCGCGTGATGTCGGACAAGAAGGTTTTCGCGAAGGCAAGGTTGTCGAGACCGCACTGAAGAGCCTCGATGCAGTCGCCGAGGAGCTCGAAGCAACGACGGCCGTGTTCACGGCTCCGCCCGAGTTTGCTGCGAACCGCGTGAACAAGGGCATGGTGCGCGATTTTTTGCAGTCCATTCGATCGCGATACGGTCGCGTCATCTTCGAGCCAGCGGCGGGCTGGGATCCGGACGAGTGCGACGAGTTGGCGCAAGAGGTCGGTGCAATTGCAGCGCGCGACCCGCTCGTAGCAGGTCTATCGAAGCGGCAAACCGCGTATTACCGCCTTCACGGTCCAGCGGGGCACAAGTCGCGCTACGAGGATCCGGCCATCGAAAAACTTGCTGATATCGCCAAGGGAGCCAAGCATCACAAGGATGCGACGTACGTGTTCACGAACGTCGACATGTTCGCAGATGCGAAAAGGTTCAAGAAAGCGATGAAGCTGTAG